The proteins below are encoded in one region of Pseudomonas entomophila L48:
- a CDS encoding transporter, whose translation MHRLSTLRAIVCLSTLAPAGLLHAATDPQVEALKQELIQLKQRYEAQQNALMVLEQRLRQVEEAPQAAPPKRLVRSPAEKVKGAQTVASGAPGASGSSYGQSLKDDSEPAQSVSNLYDEASGFFGGGKFSVETGLTYSRYDTQALVLNGFLALDSIFLGNINIDRIKADVWTLDLTARYNVDQRWQFDVNVPIVYRESTYSSGGVQGSGKNASDASVTRDPEIGDVNFGVAYKFIDESENWPDAVATLRVKAPTGKDPYGIKLVQADPSNDNLFVPESLPTGNGVWAITPGISLVKTFDPAVLFGSLSYTYNMQDSFSDISPTVNTKVGGDVKLGDSWQIGGGIAFALNEKMSMSFSVTDQFARKSKIKQDGGDWQSITNSDYNAANFNVGLTFAASNNLTIVPNLSIGLTEDAPDFAFSLKFPYYF comes from the coding sequence ATGCACCGATTGTCGACACTCCGCGCTATTGTCTGTTTGAGTACCCTGGCCCCGGCCGGTTTGCTACACGCGGCAACGGACCCGCAGGTCGAAGCGCTGAAACAGGAACTCATCCAGTTGAAGCAGCGCTACGAGGCACAACAGAACGCGCTGATGGTGTTGGAGCAACGTCTTCGCCAGGTCGAGGAAGCGCCGCAGGCCGCGCCACCCAAGCGCCTGGTTCGGTCCCCCGCGGAGAAGGTCAAGGGCGCGCAGACCGTGGCTTCAGGGGCGCCGGGCGCCTCTGGCAGCTCGTATGGCCAGTCGCTCAAGGACGACTCTGAACCCGCGCAGAGCGTGTCCAACCTGTATGACGAGGCCAGCGGTTTCTTCGGTGGCGGCAAGTTCAGCGTCGAAACCGGCCTGACCTACTCGCGCTACGACACCCAGGCACTGGTGCTCAACGGTTTCCTGGCGCTGGACTCGATCTTCCTCGGCAACATCAACATCGACCGCATCAAGGCGGATGTCTGGACACTGGACCTGACCGCACGCTACAACGTCGACCAGCGCTGGCAATTCGACGTCAACGTTCCGATCGTCTATCGCGAGTCCACTTACTCCTCCGGCGGCGTTCAGGGCTCCGGCAAGAATGCCTCCGACGCGAGCGTTACCCGCGACCCTGAGATCGGCGATGTCAACTTCGGCGTGGCCTACAAGTTCATCGATGAATCGGAAAACTGGCCCGACGCCGTCGCGACGCTACGGGTGAAAGCCCCGACCGGCAAGGACCCCTACGGTATCAAGCTGGTCCAGGCCGACCCTTCCAACGACAACCTGTTCGTGCCCGAAAGCCTGCCCACCGGCAATGGTGTCTGGGCGATCACGCCAGGCATCTCGCTGGTCAAGACCTTCGACCCGGCCGTGCTGTTCGGCAGCCTGTCCTACACCTACAACATGCAGGACTCGTTCAGCGACATAAGCCCCACGGTCAACACCAAGGTGGGGGGTGATGTGAAACTGGGTGATTCCTGGCAGATCGGCGGCGGTATCGCATTCGCCCTGAACGAGAAAATGAGCATGTCGTTCTCGGTCACCGACCAGTTCGCCCGCAAGAGCAAGATCAAGCAGGACGGCGGTGACTGGCAGTCGATCACCAACAGCGACTACAACGCCGCGAACTTCAACGTCGGCCTGACCTTCGCCGCCTCGAACAACCTGACCATCGTGCCCAACCTGTCCATCGGCCTCACCGAGGACGCGCCGGACTTCGCCTTCAGCCTGAAATTCCCCTACTACTTCTGA
- a CDS encoding CpsD/CapB family tyrosine-protein kinase — MDRITPVVGKNLHQVSPGASETPQPVPLVEQHELLGPFDYVQTKVVPLRAEHLERNRIVAYNKNSNMSWAFDLLRTQILQTMEEKGWRTLAITSPTPEAGKTVLSINLAMSIAHHTTKTALLVDFDLRRPRVGSALGLPMDKALNELLAGKSGLEEVMVNPTLPRFVVLPTREPIPLSTEMLSSPKVSNLISDLRERYESRICIFDLPPLLSSDDAITVLPKFDCVLLVVANGVNSKKEIEDCLYHLATANLIGAVLNKAEPQKRSYY; from the coding sequence ATGGACAGGATTACGCCAGTTGTTGGAAAGAACCTCCATCAGGTTTCACCGGGTGCCTCGGAGACGCCGCAGCCCGTGCCACTGGTGGAGCAGCATGAACTGCTGGGTCCCTTCGATTATGTGCAGACCAAGGTCGTGCCTCTGCGCGCCGAGCATCTGGAGCGCAATCGAATCGTGGCTTACAACAAGAACTCGAACATGAGCTGGGCGTTCGACCTGCTGCGCACGCAGATCCTGCAGACCATGGAAGAGAAGGGGTGGCGTACCCTGGCGATTACATCGCCGACGCCCGAGGCCGGCAAGACGGTGCTGTCGATCAACCTGGCCATGAGCATCGCTCACCACACGACCAAGACGGCGCTGCTGGTGGATTTCGACTTGCGTCGCCCGAGAGTCGGTAGTGCCTTGGGGCTGCCGATGGACAAGGCACTCAATGAGCTGCTGGCCGGCAAGTCCGGGCTCGAAGAGGTCATGGTCAACCCGACCTTGCCGCGTTTCGTGGTACTGCCAACGCGTGAGCCGATCCCGTTGTCCACGGAGATGCTGTCTTCCCCGAAAGTGAGCAACCTGATCAGCGATCTGCGCGAACGTTACGAGTCGCGTATCTGCATTTTCGACTTGCCGCCGCTGCTCAGTTCCGACGATGCGATCACTGTGCTGCCCAAATTCGACTGCGTGTTGCTGGTGGTTGCCAACGGCGTTAACAGCAAGAAGGAGATCGAGGACTGCCTGTATCACCTGGCCACGGCCAACCTGATCGGCGCGGTGCTGAACAAGGCGGAGCCGCAGAAGCGTTCTTACTACTAG
- a CDS encoding LTA synthase family protein — MLGHPRARLLALATLVLAIPLAARALLGWSDPLGYLSDLAIGSLLVLLLQRAPLWLALPVVLAWAGLLVASAELVSAVGRLPNQTDLTYLFDPQFMENSTGGTLARPWLPWLLVGALLAWLATACFGKRQGAALPRKAWAVPAVLLAMHWGSQQLAPSEADQWRQYNLPHQLLSAAAGQLQQRAQVLVVGETPVTPLPIAGLTQADLHGQRLFDGPGAARNLLIITVEGIPGTYIRANRQAVGGPFDEELMPNLSRWAERGMNTPDYVLHTHQTIRGLYAMLCGDYDKLANGTPKGVELLTQNVRNQACLPAQLRQAGFSTHYLQGAGLRFMAKDRIMPHIGFDQVHGLEWFSNANYLEFPWGKDDRAFFEGALDYVGQLRRQPQPWMLTLLTVGTHQPYSAPDDYLQRHATAKQAAVAYLDDALGSFLDALEREGVLKDTLVVVTSDESHGIDGVRLASSWGFNLTLAPEQAQLPRLNRGTYGHVDLTASLLDYFTLPIPAALAGRSLYRDYATGREMIAYTNGVLRYHDGQGTFSECDFQQRCRRYASEGFITRQARFLGHGEHTLGPQINLLAATLDQSLLNTPLNLRYQFGGPAPIALQDRIRDDWADNLIGAQYLEMPEGSRTRVRVKIRALDPKHEAYIQLKAKEREQDVALGLPEEVRVTADQPLEMEFDFDNPSERKAFSFHLLGYGGGEVEVSDFSVITALPGEEETLEERVDGHIAQST, encoded by the coding sequence ATGCTTGGCCACCCCCGCGCCCGGTTGCTCGCCCTGGCCACGCTGGTGCTGGCCATTCCCCTGGCAGCACGCGCCCTGCTGGGCTGGTCCGACCCGCTGGGGTACCTGTCCGACCTGGCAATCGGCAGCCTGCTGGTGTTGCTGTTGCAGCGTGCGCCACTGTGGCTGGCGCTGCCCGTGGTGCTGGCCTGGGCCGGCCTGCTGGTGGCTTCGGCGGAGCTGGTCAGCGCGGTCGGGCGCCTGCCCAACCAGACGGACCTCACCTACCTGTTCGATCCGCAGTTCATGGAGAATTCCACCGGTGGCACCCTGGCCAGGCCTTGGTTGCCGTGGCTGCTGGTAGGCGCCCTGCTCGCCTGGCTGGCGACAGCCTGCTTCGGGAAGCGTCAAGGCGCAGCCCTGCCGCGCAAGGCATGGGCCGTGCCGGCGGTCTTGCTGGCGATGCATTGGGGCAGCCAACAGCTCGCGCCGTCGGAGGCCGATCAATGGCGCCAATACAACCTGCCACACCAACTGCTGTCGGCGGCAGCGGGCCAGTTGCAGCAGCGGGCCCAGGTGCTGGTCGTGGGGGAAACACCCGTCACACCGCTGCCCATTGCCGGCCTCACCCAGGCCGACCTGCACGGCCAGCGGTTGTTCGACGGCCCGGGCGCGGCGCGCAACCTGCTGATCATCACCGTCGAAGGCATCCCGGGCACCTATATTCGAGCGAACCGTCAGGCCGTGGGTGGCCCGTTCGATGAAGAGCTCATGCCCAACCTCAGCCGCTGGGCCGAACGCGGCATGAACACGCCCGACTACGTGTTGCACACCCACCAGACCATTCGCGGCCTGTACGCCATGCTCTGTGGTGACTACGACAAGCTGGCCAACGGCACCCCAAAAGGTGTCGAACTGCTGACCCAGAACGTTCGCAATCAAGCCTGCCTGCCCGCGCAATTGCGCCAGGCCGGTTTCAGCACCCACTACCTGCAAGGGGCCGGGCTTCGCTTCATGGCCAAGGACCGGATCATGCCGCACATCGGTTTCGACCAGGTGCACGGCCTCGAGTGGTTCAGCAACGCGAACTACCTGGAGTTCCCTTGGGGCAAGGACGATCGTGCGTTCTTCGAAGGCGCCCTGGATTACGTGGGCCAGCTGCGCAGGCAGCCACAACCCTGGATGCTCACCTTGCTGACCGTGGGCACCCACCAGCCCTACTCCGCACCTGACGACTACCTACAGCGCCATGCCACCGCCAAACAGGCCGCCGTCGCCTATCTCGACGACGCCCTGGGCAGTTTTCTCGACGCACTGGAACGCGAAGGGGTGCTGAAAGACACCCTGGTGGTCGTCACCTCGGACGAGTCCCACGGCATCGATGGCGTGCGACTGGCCTCATCGTGGGGCTTCAACCTTACCCTGGCGCCTGAGCAAGCACAGCTGCCCAGACTCAACAGAGGCACCTACGGCCATGTAGACCTGACTGCCTCGCTGCTCGACTACTTCACCCTGCCGATCCCGGCGGCGCTGGCGGGGCGTTCGTTGTACCGTGATTACGCTACCGGCCGCGAAATGATCGCCTACACCAACGGTGTGCTGCGCTACCACGACGGCCAAGGCACGTTCAGCGAATGTGATTTCCAGCAACGCTGCCGGCGCTACGCCAGCGAAGGTTTCATCACTCGCCAGGCCCGCTTTCTGGGCCATGGCGAGCACACCCTCGGCCCGCAGATCAACTTGCTGGCCGCCACCCTCGACCAGTCGCTGCTGAACACCCCGCTCAACCTGCGCTACCAGTTCGGCGGCCCTGCGCCCATCGCGCTGCAGGACCGCATTCGTGACGACTGGGCGGACAACCTGATTGGTGCGCAATACCTGGAAATGCCCGAGGGCTCGCGTACCCGGGTACGCGTCAAGATCCGGGCGCTCGACCCGAAACACGAAGCCTATATCCAGTTGAAGGCCAAGGAGCGTGAGCAGGATGTCGCGCTGGGGCTGCCCGAAGAAGTACGGGTAACGGCCGACCAGCCACTGGAAATGGAGTTCGACTTCGACAACCCGAGCGAGCGCAAGGCGTTCTCCTTCCACCTGCTGGGCTATGGTGGTGGTGAAGTCGAGGTGAGTGATTTCAGCGTGATTACCGCACTGCCAGGCGAAGAAGAAACCCTGGAGGAGCGCGTGGACGGACATATCGCCCAATCCACCTGA